In Solanum lycopersicum chromosome 3, SLM_r2.1, the genomic stretch TTCaaattaaagtttcaatttcaaTTCCAAAGTTATTTGTCTCAACATTGAAAAATTTCAGTATTatgaaattacaaaataaataagatataaCTTTTTCATGTTTATAAACACTTTAAAActgtaatatataaaatatgagtaATGAGTAGAGTGAAATATAGGAAAGTTTCCAAATATAGCTTTTAGCCTATCGTTATCTATCTAGAATGCCATTTATTGTACTACTGCCTCCTCTTTGTACGCACTATTTTGACTTGTTCTTTTCCTTCATTCGtgtacaattttatttttccacaAAGTTTTCGTAGGTTTAGGTTAAGATAGTTAgaatttcttataaattatttagtttCTTGATTCTAATTTAAGTAACACAGTTCTAATAAATACTATACGaagtattataaaataaaaaaataaaatttatgatttaaaacataatatttgtGTGACTATAGAAGTTATGTTAGTAAATAAGTATAACATTAGTTTCTATTGGTGAATATAACAAGCAATTATTTTAGGGACAGATTAACAATGCATTCCATGTCTAAGTCCAATTCTTTTTTCCCAATAATActtatttcctttaattttaaaaaaaatctcctCTTTTTAttctgtttaaaaaaaatatgattttttttttgctagcaacttttcacgtgacatgtttaaggccaTAATATTAAAGTGTAGttttatacatttgacataactttaaattAACACTACatgatcaaaaaaattattttttaaaacttcgTGTCAAGTTAAACTAAACCAATTTTTATAAAACGGATGAAGTATTAAATTAGATGCACACTTTATTAATCACGTGAATATAACTAGCCTAATGAGCAAGAAGACTTGTTGAAGTcaatatatatttcatgtgGACCTTAGACAAAAATAGTTTATTACtcttttatatttcaatttacgaaatcttaaaatttaatatatttgtaaacaatatacaaaaatacttataagttataacaattaatattttaaaaatatttaaaatataaaatttaataatcaaaaatatatttatttaaattttaaaattaaaaatatatcacgTATATTGAGATCGAGAACCCAGTACAAATATTGTAGATGAGATCTATTCCTTTTAGTTAGGAAGGAAGGAAGAAGGATAGGCAAAAAGTAGAAAGTTTGCCACATCAGCAGAAAGGCTACACGAATTATACACACTTGAGACTATAAAACAGCTGTCTACTTATCACTATCCAACTCCGTGTAATACCGAACTTTTTTAAATTCAACACTTCACTTAtcatatgttttatatatatgcatTGAGAAAATCCAATTTCATAATTCACCACAAACCCAAAAACGTCCATCCATCGTACACTACTATATTTTACTCTCTCGTCAAAATAGTATTATCATATCATGGATATCTTTGAATCCTATTATTCAAATTCTTTCGTTGAATCATTATTATCATCGTCATTATCAATATCTGATACTAATAATCTCAATCACTACTCCCCTAATGAGGAAGTTATTATTTTAGCTTCGAATAACCCGAAAAAGCCAGCTGGCAGGAAGAAGTTTCGAGAAACTCGACATCCAGTATACAGGGGAATCAGGAAGAGGAATTCAGGAAAATGGGTTTGTGAAGTCAGAGAACCAAATAAGAAGACAAGGATTTGGCTTGGTACTTTTCCTACGGCTGAAATGGCGGCTAGAGCTCATGACGTGGCGGCTATAGCATTAAGAGGCCGTTCTGCTTGTTTGAATTTCGCTGATTCAGTTTGGAGGTTGCCTATCCCTGCTTCCTCCAACTCTAAAGATATTCAAAAGGCGGCCGCTGAGGCCGCCGAAATCTTTCGATCGGAAGAAGTTTCAGGAGAATCTCCTGAAACGTCAGAAAATGTGCAAGAGAGTAGTGACTTCGTGGATGAGGAAGCGCTGTTTTCCATGCCAGGATTACTTGCAAATATGGCAGAAGGACTCATGCTACCTCCTCCCCAATGTTTAGAGATCGGAGACCATTACGTTGAATTAGCTGATGTGCACGCTTATATGCCTTTATGGAATTATTCTATATAATTACAAGATTTTAATAGTCAGTATTTTAATGGTACAAATCATGTATAGGTAAATGCGTAGTAACAATATTTGAATGAAACAAAGTGAACAAGTTCATCTAATTTATCAACAGCTATATTTCATCTATCCTTagaattttcaatatattttatattttgtagaTTTAGAATTAATAACGTATAACTAATATATTGTGGTTCTTAGACTGTATTGAATAAGCGGGGAGGACATTGTCAATATGAAGAGTTTGTggaatttattttcattatttgttattttttttattttaaagggaaaagacataaaaagaaattttgaatttggttCGAAAACTAACTTTAGTATTTTAACTATACGGGCGTTTAAATATTTCTCTTAACAtcttcaaaatgaattaaaaaccACCCTGAGATTACTATTCCTTTCTCACTTGTCACATCATAGCCATGTAAGTGCCACAACAACATATCAGTATCAtgtcgttagttattttcatcatttttctttagcatttctttaaaattaatttacactaattaattaattcaaattgcattttctaaaattaaaattaaaaatgtcgacacatttttattttaccccGTACCCAACTCCCACCCACCCCCTtacttctttcttcttccttcttcttcaccattTCTAACTCTCAATGTTCATTTTCCCCTCTCCATATTTTTCAACTACTTCCACCATCCAAACTCCTTTCATCGTAACACTCAAATCACCGCCGAAGctccattatatatatatatatatatattagaagaTAAACATATAGAAACATGTAgttaaaggaaagaaataaaaacaatttacttctaagaaGACGAAGTTTACAATTATTCTGATTTTatgaaatcataatatttagaaaatttgatATAGTTTATACGCTGGGATGCTGAAAATCTGTTCGAATAgtcaataacttttttaattaaGGAAATCATTTACACCAATTTAATTCAAACGTCTTAAACATGCATCTCACTTTTTAAATTTGTCGGGTGAGATTTATATAGTTTTCTCATTAATTATCACTTATCCTAAAAAGGgtctatatataaaattaataaaatttgggTCATcctaaatttccttttgatcaAAATCCTCTTAGAGGCCCAGCATAACTGACTTGCATGAAGGACTTGCTGCTCCAAAGTCGAAACTATCAACAGAAATAGGACTAAGAAGCCAGCTGGTTTTAGGAATGTAGGTTGTAAATATTACAGAAACTGCTTTAGGGATTTGAAATCTATGAATATCACCACTAAATTGAAATAGCAGGATCTGAAATCTTGACATCTTAGAGGGACCTGACCAGAAATTATTTGGCAATATGGTATAGCAAAGAGTAGTACTAGTATTTCACAATAATGTACAACTACCAAAGGTTAGTATTTCATGAAAACAAAGTGACCTCAGACAGCAACCTACAAGAATGTCCAGTGAGAATATTAAACTTGATTCACAGAACATGAAAATTATGGAAAACACACCTTATACGTTATCCAAATCAAGGAGATTTAAATGAATTTATCTTGCGACCTAGCTCAAGTGAAGTTCAAGCCACAGACAGAGTGTAAAATGTTAATACAAAACTACAGGAGACGAGGGTGACAATCAAAAGAACGAGTCTGACCTAGATGTTACTGAAGCTAGAAATAGAGAAACTCGCATGATTAGACATCTAGTACAAATGCACATTGCGAGAAAAAAGGACAACCTAGTGACTGACTACTGACAAAGACCTAAACAAGAAAATGATTTCATACACATTCGCAATTAGAACGTAGCACACAGTTCTTCAATTTACTTTGCTTTCTTGATGAGAGTTGTTGTCCTGAATTCACTGTCATCCCGCACAAAGCTCCACCACAAGTAGGTCAGAGGAATGGTGGTGGCATGCCATAGAGCATGGGCATCCACAAATCCTCTATAGGGAGGAAAGTCATATATCTCAAGAAGTGCAGCAAGAGCTCCACCAATCACTACCACCCATAATTTCCAGCGTGATGGATGGCGAGTAACCCCTGCCCAGACAGCCCATAAGATGAGCTGCAGAATTCCCATACCCAAACAGACTTTCATGTTTAACCCTGCAATGTGATCAGCAACATCAGCTTTCCTACTCTACAACACTTGAGACACATCGATGAAATCCAAAGAGCCAAGACAATCATACAGTATTGTTACTTCAAAAAAGTGACACAAGGCAAGTATCAACAATTAAAATTGGAAGTCAGAAGAAATTCAGCTGTCTgtagcatattttatttcttcagtTCATACACAAATTGCAACAATAGTCTCTGCATTTTCttatcatcatttatttttGGCATGACTTATTTTTCCATCACACTTACGGCtgtcaaaaaataattcacaAGCACCTTAAATTAGACGAACCTacagtttttttaattataaaggtACTACACATAAACTCATGACTAGACCTCGTGATATTACAAATATTATTAACAGATTTAGGCCACAGAATGTAATAAGTTATGGTAATTAGTTCAGTTATAACAATTATTCTTAACTATGGAGtaactaatatttttgttattagtatataattattgCTTTGATCCCATAATTATATCAACAGGAAATAGAACCAAAATCTTTCAAATATGTGATACTGCTGATCATTGAGaaataaacaaagtcaaaaattcaaataagaAAGATAAAGGAGGTAAAATAGAACATGTTTAGGAAACTAATAGTGTTGATTGATGTTACAaactaattttgtatatatttcgAACTTATTGGCTGTGTTGTTTTTCAATTAGACGGAGATTGTACAAGGCACACTTTATCATGAGCATGCAAAATCTTATATCAAGTAATTGTCAAGTGGACATACCATAGTCAAGCTGGTAACAGTTAAGATACAAGATGTGGGTTGTCACAAATGCAACAAGCGGAGCAGAAACCATTACTCTTGCTGCCTCAGCTGTCACACTAAAGACTCTCAATACAGCCAGGATGAGAGAAAAACCCAACAATGCAACGGCAGACGAATAGTCTAGCTTCTCAGTCAAGTCTACGTCTCTACAAAATTGCAAAACATCAGAACATAATCCACAAGCTATTTGCAAAACTAAGAGAGCAGATGATGTGTTGATGACTTGATAATATGATGAATACAAAGCAAACCCATTTACAAGTGGCCCCAAGGCTTTGCTCTAGTGGTAAGAAGGCATAATCCACACATCACGGGTTCAAACACCGCTGCAAGACAAAGCTTGGTATGTAAGGGGAAAATGGAGATGGCGGACCTATTATCTGCTGTATGCCCCACTTGCCCTTGAGAATTTCTCAGTTATCAAGAAAAAGTACACCTATTTAGAAGTGCCAAATAACATATGGGCAGTATCGGAGAAAGTTGAGGTCCATTGCTTTTCTTAGCCATATTGTCTCCGGAGATGGTATTCAAGTTGATCCTAAGAAGACTGAGGCTGTTAAAAACTGACCTAGACCTCTATCCGCTTCAGATATAatggagtttcttgggtttggccgGTTACTCTAaaaggtttgtggaaggattttcttctattgcttagCCTTTGATGACGTTGACTCGAAAGAAGGTGAAATTTCTAAGGTCGgaagcttgtgagaagagttttcAAGAATTAAAGGATAGACTCACTTCATCCCCTATCTTGACATAGCCAGAAGGATCGGATAGTTTTGCGGTGTATTATGATGCTTCACATATTGGTCTTGGTTGTGTTTtggtgcaacatgggaaagttattgcctattcttcGGGCAATTGAAGGtgcatgaaaagaattatccggTTCATGACTTGGAGTTAGCGGCAATAGTTTTCGCCTTTAAGATTCGCAGACGTTAcctatatggtgttcatgtggatatGTTCATTGATCATAAGAGCTTTAAATACATGTTCACCCGAAAGGACTTGAATCTTCACCAAAGGAGATGACTCGAgttattgaaagattatgacatgagtgtcctttatcatTGGGGTAAAGCTAATATGGTGGTCAATGCTCTTAGTCGACTATCGGTGGTAGTGTTAATCATGTTGAGGATGGTAAGAAAGAGCTAGTATGTGATGTCCATAGACTGACCTGATTGGGTTTTGGCTTGGTTGATTCCAATGAAGGTGGTATGATTGTTCAAAATGGTTCGGAATCGTCTCTTGGATCGTGATAGATTGCTTATGAAAGTTTACAAATTTTCCTTACAAAcagatataatttttaaatagttgTGAGCGTCAAGAGAATGCAGATTTGGGAAATGAGGTCTCATAACTATGTGCCACCGTGGGATTTGAGTATACCGCTAGTCGGTCAACTCCTTTAGCCCAAGAGGCtcactagtggatccacatagatagATAGGTTATATACCCTGGCAAGGTTTAGGGCAGCCTTCTCAACTAGGTTAGCTGTTGGACATCATGAACTCATGTGATATATGTTGGTTGAAAGAAACTCCCCACTAaaagattttatatattttatcgcTGAAGCTGATTTGATTATTTATAGTCATAGACATAATGACTTCTCAAATTTACAGTTTTAGACATGTTTCCAACTCACGTCATCAAAATAGTTTTTACATCATCAGATGATGGaagtgttttaaaaataattgcatGCTactttatgtatttcttttctcaaattcaaatatccACCTATCATGCTTCAGTTAATCAGTTTTAGCATATTTCCCAGCTTTTCAGCtgaaaatctaatttttataCTAATCAGTTCTTTATTTTAGTCTATCTTTAGATTTTCTCATTCAGTTCAGTATGTTCAGTTCTAGCCAGTAGTTTCGTTCACCTACTTTGCATACCGTACATTCGATGTACTGACGTCATTCGGCACTGTATCATTTTATGATGGAGATTTAGGTATTCAAAATCAGTAGCAGATGCATCATAAGGATCACTTTGATCTAATTTTCGTGAGACCTCCTTGCATTCAAAGAGCTCCAGTTTATCCGGAGTATTAGTAGTTAGAGTATTCAAATAGCCTAAGATCTTCCAATAACCTTTCTTCAATACATTAGAATCTTCATATATGAGTCAGTTGAGTAATAGCTTTCACCATTGTTATACaaatatatgcatattttaCAGATTTCTGATTTTCAACTATAAAGTTATTGAGTTCATTTTTTAAGTCATTGCATTGTATGCTTATGTTTTAAAAGCTTCCGCATTAGTCAGTATTCAATTTTATAGCATGCTAGGTCAAGGGTTCGCTCATGCCAGAAATGATTTCGAGTGTCGATCTCATTCAGGGTGTAGACTCGGGTTGAGAGATTAGTATTCCAGGAAAATGGAATGATGGATGAAAATGTTGTGCATAGGAATAAAGTGGATGGTTGAAATTGGGAAGTGTCACAGGAATGCTATAGGATAGGAAGATGCCTACCAAAGTGAAAGGCAAGTTCTATAATGTAAGGTCAGGAGATGTTGTATGAGAGTGAATTGAGCCTCCACAGCCCAATTTATCAACAAGATGAACGCCGCAGAGATGTGAATGTTAAGATGTTGTGCATTGTGAGGTAATACaacatttgaaagaaaaataatcacATATGTTAGAAGCTACTAGTAACATAGAGGATAAAATGAGAGAATGACAATCGATATGGTTTGGTTACGTGTTACATAGGCCTCCATGTGCATCGGTTCCTCAATGCGGAAACATGATTATTGGAAGTGTTAAAAAGGAATTGGTGGACCTAAACTAACATGAATGGAAGTTAATtgcaaaaaaatagaatatctgA encodes the following:
- the LOC101263186 gene encoding dehydration-responsive element-binding protein 1A → MDIFESYYSNSFVESLLSSSLSISDTNNLNHYSPNEEVIILASNNPKKPAGRKKFRETRHPVYRGIRKRNSGKWVCEVREPNKKTRIWLGTFPTAEMAARAHDVAAIALRGRSACLNFADSVWRLPIPASSNSKDIQKAAAEAAEIFRSEEVSGESPETSENVQESSDFVDEEALFSMPGLLANMAEGLMLPPPQCLEIGDHYVELADVHAYMPLWNYSI